From Bacteriovorax sp. BAL6_X, the proteins below share one genomic window:
- a CDS encoding ammonia-forming cytochrome c nitrite reductase subunit c552 gives MNKVSEQSVKGDFNNRSFKANKTIYKFKNNNDHFYISIDGVDFKVLYTFGHYPLQQYVIDYGKQGKFQVAPIAWDIEEKKWFNTLSEVEQRNPHLSGSLKWDNRVNNWNNRCANCHSTGLDKSYDIKSDSYKTKYLSENISCFSCHGDASTHLKWARMPLADRDQNLTNKGFWRNPSKGYQEIIPAKDGGKHTYITQGDANTTCLTCHSLREDISTHSDFAGDFFNQFSLTIVNDGQYHLDGQQLEEAFVGGSFLQSKMFHKGVKCINCHNPHSGKLKKDGNSLCLQCHDLSYEKYDHHKHKESSASCVDCHMPKKAFMGVDMRADHKFVIPRPDYSLKYNIPNSCTNCHGDISKEKMNTMFQTKFTKLKTRDSLLEIIGEMKKGNFDNKKKLLSYINNIKMPEMRRASAIVLLREFPSMKKKDYETLLTSDSILIKKATLELLLNFPDISQVQDSIVKIAKQGPKSLSFSAIYLLATHGFDFKSTTGKELKPILDAYLTLLELHSDAPDNILKLATLSRFGLFPESPAELLEASIKKYPHFIPAYINLADLHRSIGNEAQTANILNQGLVVNPQNTSVLTALGMHYTRLGDYPKALDYFRSGSELDSDNAYYHYLYILTYKQIYGAKQALTKAKARESSYEDSFLYNQLLFALSVELQDIENTKFYSKKINRFRQ, from the coding sequence ATGAATAAAGTAAGTGAGCAGTCAGTTAAAGGTGATTTTAATAATCGAAGCTTTAAGGCCAATAAGACAATTTACAAATTTAAAAATAATAATGATCATTTTTATATATCAATTGATGGAGTTGATTTTAAAGTTCTCTATACATTTGGCCATTACCCTTTACAGCAATATGTTATTGATTATGGTAAACAGGGTAAATTTCAAGTCGCACCAATTGCGTGGGATATAGAAGAAAAAAAATGGTTTAATACACTAAGTGAAGTTGAACAACGAAACCCTCATCTAAGTGGTTCTTTAAAGTGGGATAATCGAGTAAATAATTGGAATAATCGTTGTGCTAACTGCCATTCAACAGGCCTTGATAAGTCCTATGATATTAAGTCTGATTCTTATAAGACTAAGTATTTGAGCGAAAATATTTCATGCTTCTCATGCCACGGCGATGCCTCAACACACTTAAAGTGGGCAAGGATGCCTCTAGCCGATAGGGATCAGAATCTTACAAATAAAGGCTTTTGGCGTAATCCTTCAAAAGGTTATCAAGAAATTATTCCGGCAAAAGACGGTGGTAAACATACGTATATTACACAAGGTGATGCAAACACTACTTGTCTTACGTGCCACAGTTTAAGAGAAGATATATCAACTCATTCTGATTTTGCAGGAGATTTCTTTAATCAATTTTCTTTAACGATTGTTAATGATGGCCAATATCATCTTGATGGCCAACAACTTGAAGAAGCTTTTGTTGGAGGCTCATTCCTTCAATCAAAAATGTTTCATAAAGGAGTGAAATGTATTAATTGTCATAATCCACATAGTGGCAAGTTAAAGAAAGATGGGAACTCTCTGTGTCTTCAATGTCACGATTTATCTTATGAGAAATATGATCATCATAAGCATAAAGAGTCGAGTGCAAGCTGTGTTGATTGTCATATGCCAAAGAAGGCATTTATGGGAGTTGATATGAGGGCAGATCATAAATTTGTGATTCCTAGGCCAGATTATTCGCTTAAGTACAATATCCCAAATAGTTGTACTAATTGTCATGGTGATATTTCTAAAGAGAAAATGAATACAATGTTTCAAACGAAATTCACGAAGCTTAAAACTAGAGATTCGCTCTTAGAGATCATTGGAGAAATGAAGAAAGGGAACTTCGATAATAAAAAGAAACTTCTCTCATATATCAATAATATTAAGATGCCTGAGATGAGAAGAGCATCTGCAATTGTGTTGCTAAGAGAGTTTCCTAGTATGAAGAAGAAGGATTATGAAACTTTATTAACGAGTGATTCTATTCTAATCAAGAAGGCAACTCTTGAGTTACTTCTTAACTTTCCAGATATTTCACAAGTCCAAGATTCTATTGTTAAGATTGCTAAGCAAGGACCTAAGTCACTTTCTTTTTCGGCAATTTACTTACTCGCTACTCATGGGTTTGATTTTAAGAGTACTACTGGTAAGGAGTTAAAGCCTATCTTAGATGCTTATCTTACTCTACTTGAACTCCATAGTGATGCTCCTGATAATATTCTTAAACTTGCAACACTTTCTCGATTTGGCCTATTTCCAGAAAGTCCAGCTGAGCTTTTAGAGGCATCAATTAAAAAGTATCCGCACTTTATACCGGCCTATATAAACCTAGCGGATCTACATCGTTCAATTGGAAATGAGGCACAGACTGCAAATATTCTTAATCAAGGTCTTGTCGTAAACCCTCAAAATACTAGTGTCCTCACGGCCTTAGGGATGCATTATACAAGGCTAGGAGATTACCCAAAGGCATTAGATTACTTTAGATCTGGAAGTGAGCTAGATAGCGATAATGCTTATTATCACTACCTTTATATCCTTACTTATAAGCAAATTTATGGAGCTAAACAGGCCTTAACTAAGGCCAAGGCACGGGAATCAAGTTATGAAGATTCTTTTCTCTATAATCAGCTGTTATTTGCACTTAGTGTTGAGTTACAGGATATAGAGAATACGAAGTTTTATAGTAAGAAAATAAATCGCTTTAGACAGTAA